A genomic region of Gemmata massiliana contains the following coding sequences:
- the serS gene encoding serine--tRNA ligase: MLDAGFIANNVDAVKANCKNRGVSEVPVERVVAFEAERKKLSQKRGETAAKKNAISAQFPHAKTPEAKQALKDQAAAIDKEVGAIDDELKIIEGDLLLNLYQIPNMTHPDAPVGGEAANKVVSQFGEPRKFDFKAKDHVDICDALDLADFEAGTTVAGQKFYFLKNEAALLEVALVQYAMQTAVKAGYTPVITPDLARVTVLEGIGFMPRDPNPETRQVYTVADTDLCLVGTAEITLGGMHMGKVFDESELPKRYVGLSHCFRTEAGAAGRDTRGLYRVHQFTKVEMFAFCTPENSDAIHQEIRELEEKIFTGLGLAFHVIDTATGDLGGPAYRKYDLEAWMPGRGDGGAYGEVTSTSNCTDFQSRRLNIRYKGKGFKGTRFVHTLNGTAVACTRALVAILENYQQADGSVVIPEVLRPWVGKDVIAPRKA, from the coding sequence ATGCTCGACGCCGGTTTCATCGCCAACAATGTGGATGCGGTCAAAGCCAATTGCAAGAACCGCGGCGTGTCCGAGGTTCCCGTGGAGCGCGTGGTCGCGTTCGAGGCGGAACGCAAGAAGCTGTCCCAAAAGCGCGGTGAAACGGCAGCGAAGAAGAACGCAATCAGCGCCCAGTTCCCGCATGCCAAAACGCCTGAAGCGAAGCAAGCGCTAAAGGACCAAGCCGCGGCTATCGACAAGGAAGTAGGGGCGATCGACGACGAACTGAAGATCATCGAAGGCGACCTACTACTGAATCTGTACCAGATCCCGAACATGACGCACCCCGACGCACCGGTCGGGGGCGAGGCGGCGAACAAGGTCGTGTCGCAGTTCGGCGAGCCGCGCAAGTTCGACTTCAAGGCCAAGGACCACGTAGACATCTGCGACGCGCTCGATCTCGCCGATTTTGAAGCCGGAACCACTGTCGCGGGCCAGAAGTTCTACTTCCTGAAGAACGAGGCCGCGCTGCTCGAAGTCGCGCTCGTGCAGTACGCGATGCAGACCGCGGTGAAGGCCGGTTACACCCCCGTCATCACGCCGGACTTGGCTCGCGTTACGGTTCTGGAGGGCATCGGCTTCATGCCGCGCGACCCGAACCCGGAAACACGCCAGGTCTACACCGTCGCCGACACGGACCTGTGCCTCGTGGGGACGGCCGAGATCACGCTCGGCGGGATGCACATGGGCAAGGTCTTCGACGAGTCCGAGTTGCCGAAGCGCTACGTTGGGCTGTCGCACTGCTTCCGCACCGAGGCCGGAGCCGCCGGGCGCGACACCCGCGGGCTGTACCGCGTCCACCAGTTCACGAAGGTGGAAATGTTCGCGTTCTGCACCCCGGAGAACAGCGACGCGATCCACCAGGAGATCCGCGAACTCGAAGAGAAGATTTTCACCGGGTTGGGGCTGGCGTTCCACGTGATCGACACCGCGACCGGCGACCTCGGCGGACCGGCGTACCGCAAGTACGACCTCGAAGCGTGGATGCCGGGCCGCGGCGACGGCGGCGCTTACGGCGAAGTCACCAGCACCTCCAACTGCACCGACTTCCAGTCCCGGCGCCTCAACATCCGCTACAAGGGCAAGGGGTTCAAGGGCACGCGGTTCGTTCACACGCTGAACGGCACCGCGGTCGCGTGTACGCGGGCGCTGGTCGCGATCCTGGAGAACTACCAGCAGGCCGACGGCTCGGTGGTAATCCCCGAAGTGCTGCGCCCGTGGGTCGGGAAGGACGTGATCGCCCCGCGGAAGGCGTGA
- a CDS encoding catalase family protein: MKAAWDKFKLWFWGKFFIFLIALGSGSQRRRMSHNNGIAGRGKLRIVTNPQFPETEFFEPGREFTIRLRHASSGYMDDAMSPVRSATIKFADTRFKSPLDIQMNTGRHCFFWNAASFLEFAFDRNEHAGVEYIKYHTKYADGRKSAADAQIKVPASFSTMYYHSHTPFAWKAKDGKARYVRFRLIPGDRAPEQPPPNPAWVAQVRDDPALAPIAADQRAVPGETRDVNYLKNEWAALVGSGPVHYVLQVQFHEVKSDDPDVIRNPLEPWDESTHPYTDLATVEITELLSHKQQDQMAFEVTNMPPSMDFLPATSVHDYNSLNYMRRQAIWAIRARWLFAMVLGVQKPIADGDMSVRNRRLPGT, from the coding sequence ATGAAAGCGGCTTGGGACAAGTTCAAACTCTGGTTCTGGGGGAAGTTCTTCATCTTCCTCATTGCTCTGGGGTCGGGTTCGCAGCGCCGGCGGATGTCGCACAACAACGGGATCGCCGGGCGCGGGAAGTTGCGGATCGTCACCAACCCGCAGTTCCCGGAAACCGAGTTCTTCGAGCCGGGCCGCGAGTTCACGATCCGCTTGCGGCACGCGAGTTCGGGGTACATGGACGACGCCATGAGCCCCGTGCGCAGCGCAACCATCAAGTTCGCCGACACGCGGTTCAAGAGCCCGCTCGACATCCAGATGAACACGGGCCGGCACTGTTTCTTCTGGAACGCCGCGAGCTTTCTCGAATTCGCCTTCGACCGCAACGAGCACGCCGGCGTCGAGTACATCAAGTACCACACCAAGTACGCCGACGGGCGCAAATCGGCCGCCGACGCCCAGATCAAGGTGCCCGCGTCGTTCTCCACCATGTACTACCACAGCCATACCCCGTTCGCGTGGAAGGCGAAGGACGGGAAGGCGCGGTACGTCCGGTTCCGGCTGATCCCCGGCGACCGCGCGCCGGAACAACCGCCGCCGAACCCGGCGTGGGTGGCCCAGGTGCGCGACGACCCGGCCCTCGCCCCCATCGCGGCCGATCAGCGCGCGGTGCCCGGCGAAACGCGGGACGTGAACTACCTGAAAAACGAGTGGGCAGCGCTCGTGGGGAGCGGGCCAGTTCACTACGTCCTGCAAGTGCAGTTCCACGAAGTGAAATCAGACGACCCGGACGTGATCCGCAACCCGCTCGAACCGTGGGACGAATCGACGCACCCGTACACGGACCTGGCGACGGTGGAGATCACCGAACTGCTCTCGCACAAACAACAGGATCAGATGGCGTTTGAAGTCACGAACATGCCGCCGAGCATGGACTTCCTGCCCGCGACGTCCGTTCACGATTACAACTCGCTCAATTACATGCGCCGACAGGCGATTTGGGCGATCCGCGCCCGCTGGCTGTTCGCGATGGTGCTCGGCGTTCAGAAGCCGATCGCCGACGGCGACATGTCCGTGCGCAACCGGCGCCTGCCGGGAACGTGA
- a CDS encoding D-alanine--D-alanine ligase family protein — protein sequence MTAPSVLILYNEPVLPADHPDAGSEHDILDTVNDTFKVLKAAGFETTKLGINYDPQPLLDVLKKARPDAVFNLFEGIATQTSTEVSVAALLEWLNVPFTGCPSPALALGRDKIRTKHILAATGIPTPDYAIIDALPVPLWVHAWPAIVKPAYQDASVGINQESVVTSQEQLEARVVHVLATYGPPVLVERYVSGREFHVNMIEDPGAAPNAPPLVLPLAEIAFKNDRPGKWAVYTFIAKWDEHSDEYQSAPLRAPVTIPADDFARLAVIAQRSFRALQCRDYARIDVRMDTDGNFYVLEVNPNPYLNSLALVNGLLAIGRTHEELLVKLTTAALLRNGKEISFDAIRVPVNVITT from the coding sequence ATGACCGCGCCTTCTGTACTCATCCTCTACAACGAACCCGTGCTCCCGGCCGATCACCCGGACGCCGGGTCCGAGCACGACATCCTCGACACCGTCAACGACACGTTCAAGGTGCTCAAGGCCGCGGGGTTCGAGACGACCAAACTCGGCATCAACTACGACCCGCAACCGCTCCTCGACGTGCTCAAGAAGGCGCGCCCCGACGCGGTGTTCAACCTGTTTGAAGGCATCGCCACTCAGACCTCGACAGAAGTGTCGGTCGCCGCTCTGCTCGAATGGCTGAACGTGCCGTTCACCGGGTGCCCGTCGCCCGCGCTGGCACTCGGGCGCGACAAGATCCGGACCAAGCACATCCTCGCCGCGACCGGGATCCCGACGCCGGACTACGCGATCATCGACGCGCTGCCGGTCCCGCTCTGGGTCCACGCGTGGCCCGCGATTGTGAAGCCCGCGTACCAGGACGCGAGCGTCGGCATCAATCAGGAGAGCGTGGTCACGTCCCAGGAGCAACTCGAAGCTCGCGTGGTACACGTGCTGGCGACCTACGGGCCTCCGGTGCTCGTAGAGCGCTACGTGTCCGGGCGCGAGTTCCACGTAAACATGATCGAAGACCCGGGGGCCGCGCCGAACGCCCCGCCGCTCGTTTTGCCGCTCGCCGAGATCGCGTTCAAGAACGACCGCCCGGGGAAGTGGGCCGTGTACACGTTCATCGCCAAGTGGGACGAGCACAGCGACGAGTACCAGTCCGCGCCGCTGCGGGCGCCAGTCACGATCCCAGCCGACGACTTCGCCCGGCTCGCGGTCATCGCACAGCGCTCGTTCCGCGCGCTGCAGTGTCGCGACTACGCCCGCATTGACGTGCGTATGGACACGGACGGCAACTTCTACGTTCTGGAAGTGAACCCGAACCCGTACCTGAACAGCCTCGCGCTCGTGAACGGCCTGCTTGCGATCGGGCGCACCCATGAGGAACTCCTAGTCAAGCTCACGACAGCGGCCCTTTTACGGAACGGGAAGGAGATCTCGTTCGACGCGATCCGCGTTCCGGTGAACGTCATCACGACGTGA